The nucleotide window TGGACGAGCCAGGACCTGGCGCTGATCGAGGCGGCGCGCGAGATCATCCGCCGCCGCTACCGCCACGGTTGGCACCACGTGGGCGCCGCCGTCCGCGCCCGCTCGGGGAGGGTGTACGCCGCGGTCCACCTCGAGGCCTACGTGGGGCGCGCGGCGGTCTGCGCCGAGGCGGTGGCCCTCGGCATGGCCGTCGCCGCCGGAGAGGAGGCCGTCGAGGCG belongs to Bacillota bacterium and includes:
- a CDS encoding cytidine deaminase, producing METGWTSQDLALIEAAREIIRRRYRHGWHHVGAAVRARSGRVYAAVHLEAYVGRAAVCAEAVALGMAVAAGEEAVEAVVAVRHPAPGEPDREIRVVSPCGLCRELISDYSPDAAVLFTEGGLPRRAAVRELLPARYSRGREP